TGGTGGTAGAAACTGTAGCTGCCGGGATGACAAGATCTGGGCGGTGTTATGCCCCTGAAGAAGTAGCACGAGGAGCACCAAGCAAAGAAAATGGCCAAAAGAAAGCTGTGACTGAGGCTGAGGTTGAAGAGTTTTGGAGGAAAATGCCAACCAAGGATTATTCTGTGGTGGAACAGTTGAAGAAAACTCCAGCCCAAATTTCTTTATTGTCGCTGTTGATGAGTTCCGAAACCCATAGGAACGCTTTGGTGAAAGTATTAACTGAAGCTTATGTCCCAGCTGAGACCTCTAGCGAGAAATTCTCAGCTATAGTTGGAGAAATTCTCGAAGCTCACAAAGTCTCTTTTCATGAGGATGAGTTGCCACCCGAAGGTTTGGGGCACAACAAGGCGTTGAACATCACAGTCAAATGCAGAGACAAGTTCATTTCTAAAGTGTTGATTGATGGGGGTTCAGCTGTTAACATATGTCCCATCGTTACTCTCCGAGCTTTGGGGATTGATGTCGGGAAGCTTCGTGACAGTCAGGTAAGAGTCAAAGGTTTCGATGGAGCCCAGAGAGGTGTCGTGGGGGAGATTGACTTAGCCTTGGAAATCGGACCTGTGGAGTTCATGGTGGAATTCCAAGTAATGGACATATCTGCTAGCTACAATTTGTTGATAGGAAGGCCATGGATTCACATGGCTGGTGCAGTTCCCTCTACCTTGCATCAAAGTTTGAAGTTTGTTTGGAACCAGCAAGAAGTTGTGATCCATGGAGAGGGCAACAATTCGATCTATCCCGAGAATGCAATTCCTGTTATTGAAAGTGTAGAAAGGCTAGATGGATCTGTTTTCCATATTAAGGAAACCGTGTGTACTACTCACGTGAAAAGGTGAAGTTTCCACGGGTGCTTATGATGGTGGCTTGGGAAATGTTAAAAAATGGTTTTAAGCCTGGTCGGGGTCTTGGAGTGAACTTGCATGGAATAGTAGAACCAGTTCAGTTGCCCGGTCAGAAGGATACTTTTGGTCTTGGATACGAGCCCACTCCTGAAGAAGTTTCACTGGCTAGTCTCAGAAGGAAAGGTGATATTCCCTTGCCAAAGCCTGTTCCGCTCCTGAATCAGTCATTTTTCAAGGCATCCGTTACCCAAGCACCAGAGGAAGCTGCCGAAGACAATCTCGTGGAAGGATTCAAGAATCTGTTTATCGCCGAGGAAGAAGCTGAATGCAACGTGATTCTGGATGATTGCCCAGAAACTCCTACCATCTGGGATGCTGAGCCCGGAGATGCTTTGAATAATTGGACTTGTACCCCGCCCCCGGTTCTCCGGGAGTCTTGGTAGACAATTTGTATTAGTATTTGATGAAACAACGCGATTCAAATTTGAGGCCTGAATCGCGTTTATacttttgttatgttttgcCTCCACCTTTTGAAAGCTTAAATGCCAAATCCGAACTATAAtttactattttaatttttgtcttcatttaattaatttctctGTTCTTTTTCAGCATTCCAACTAGTAAATCTGCCGATACTGTGAATTTGACACGTAATGAAACAAGCGAACCAATTCTAAATGCCGAACCAGATTCTGAAGAATATGAAGAAGACATGCAACCTGAAGAGTTAACTAAGGATTTTGAACATTTTGAGAATAAGCCAAAACCGAATTTGGATGAAACAGAAACCATAAATTTGGGAGACTCAGAAACCGTGAGGGAAACAAGGATTAGTGTCCATTTAACTCCGGCACAAAGAGAAGAATTAATCAACCTTTTGAGgcaatatatagatatattcgCATGGTCTTACGACGATATGCCGGGTTTAAGTACAGACATTGTTTCGCATAAGTTGCCTATTGATCCATCTTGTCCTCCGgtgaaacaaaagaagagaaatattAAACCGGATTTGAGTTTAAAAGTCAAGGAAGAAGTCTCCAAGCAATTTGATGCAAAGGTTATTCGAGCTGCGAGGTATCCCACTTGGTTAGCCAATATCGTGCCTGtaccaaagaaagatggcaAAGTCAGGGTATGCGTGGATTATCGGGATCTCAACAGGGCCAGTCCGAAAGACGACTTTCCTCTCCCGAATATTCACATACTTATTGATAACTGTGCAAAGCATGAGCTGCAGTCATTCGTTGATTGTTTCGCAGGGTACCACCAAATTCtgatggatgaagaagatgctGAGAAAACGGCATTCATCACGCCTTGGGGAGTATACTATTATCGGGTGATGCCTTTTGGACTCAAGAATGCAGGCGCCACCTATATGAGAGCCATGACTACTATCTTTCATGACATGATCCATAAGGAGATTGAAGTCTATGTGGATGATATTATCATCAAGTCACGAAAAAGTTCAGATCACCTGGCAGATTTGAAGAAGTTCTTTGACAGGTTGAGGCGATATAATTTGAAATTGAATCCCGCAAAGTGTGCATTTGGTGTTCCTGCTGGGAAGCTGTTAGGCTTTATTGTGAGCAGAAGAGGCATAGAATTGGATCCATCAAAGATAAAGGCTATCCAAGAGTTGCCCGCCCCAAAAAGTCGAAAGGACGTGATGAGTTTCCTCGGTCGACTCAATTACATTAGCCGGTTCATAGCACAATCAACAGTAATATGCGAGCCGATAATCAAGCTATTGAGGAAAGATGCTGCTACCAAATGGACGGAAGATTGCCAACGAGCTTTTGATAAAATCAAGGAGTATTTGTCTAATCCGCCAGTTCTGGTGCCTCCAGAAGCCGGGAGacctttgttattatatttgtctgTGTCAGAAAATGCATTTGGATGCGTGCTGGGACAACATGATGAGACAGGAAAGAAGGAGCAAGCAATATATtatttgagcaagaagttcacaCCCTATGAAGCTCGGTATACATTGTTGGAACGCACCTGCTGTGCCCTGACTTGGGTTGCACAGAAGTTAAGACATTACCTGTCTGCATATACCACCTATCTCATCTCGAGGATGGATCCACTCAAGTATATCTTTCAGAAGCCTATGCCTACTGGGAAGTTAGCCAAGTGGCAAATTTTGCTAAGCGAGTTTGATATTATATATGTTACCCAAAAGGCTATCAAAGGGCAGGCAATAGCAGATCATCTCGCCGAATATCCCGTAGATGAAGAATACATACCTCTTAAAACTTATTTCCCTGATGAAGAGGTATTGTTTGTCGGAGAAGATATCTCAGAAGAATATCCAGGGTGGAGAATGTTCTTTGATGGGGCTGCAAACTCCAAAGGGGTTGGTATTGGAGCAGTTTTAATTTCAGAGTCAGGCCAGCATTATCCAGTTTCAGCTAAGCTCAGATTTCCGTGCACTAACAATATGGCAGAATATGAAGCTTGTATTCTCGGACTCAGAATGGCTGTGGATATGAACATACAAGAATTATTGGTCATAGGCGATTCTGACTTGTTGATTCATCAAGTGCTAGGCGAATGGACCACCAAGAACGTGAAGATACTTCCGTACCTGCATTGTGTGAAGGATTTATGCAAGAGATTCATCAAGGTGGAATTCAAACATGTTCCTAGGACTCAAAATGAGTTCGCCGATGCTTTGGCAACCTTGTCCTCCATGATTCAGCATCCGGACAAGAATTACATAGATCCCGTCAAAGTGAACTTGCACGACCAGCATGCTTATTGTTTCCATGTAGACGAAGAGCCTGATGGGGAACCTTGGTATTATGATATCAAGAAATATCTCAAGGCAGGAGACTACTCAGAAGGCATAACCAGCATTCAGAAGAAAACGCTTCGAAGATTAGCAAATCATTTTTTCCTAAGTGGAGAAATCCTGTATAGGAGGACTCCAGACCTAGGACTGCTAAGGTGTGTCAATGCCAAAGAAGCGGCCAAATTGCTTGAAGAAGTGCATGGCGGTACATGTGGGCCTCACATGAATGGTTTTACTTTGGCTAAGAAAATTCTACGAGCAGGCTATTTCTGGATGACTATGGAAACAGATTGCATTCGTTTTGTGCAAAAATGTCACCAATGTCAGATTCATGGTGATTTGATTCGCGTCCCACCAAATGAGTTAAATGTGACAAGTTCTCCTTGGCTGTTTGCagcttggggcatggatgttATTGGTCCCATCGAGCCAGCCGCGTCAAATGGACACAGGTTCATTTTGGTAGCCATCGACTATTTCACGAAATGGGTAGAAGCATCTTCGCACAAGTCAGTGACGAAGAAGGTGGTCGTAGACTTTGTCCGCAACAACATCATTTGCCGATTCGGAATTCCTGAGTCAATCATAACCGATAATGGAGCTAATCTTAATAGTGGTTTGATGcgggaaatttgcaaaacatTTAAGATCACCCACCGCAATTCCACCCCTTATCGACCTCAGATGAATGGAGCAGTTGAAGcagccaacaaaaacatcaagagaaTATTGCGAAAGATGATTGATAATTACAGGCAATGGCACGAAAAGCTACCATTAGCCCTGCTCGGTTATCGCACCACTGTTCGGACTTCAACTGGGGCAACGCCTTATCTTTTGGTCTATGGAACAGTCGTGTTACCTGCGGAGGTGGAGATACCGTCATTGAGGATTATCCAAGAAGCTGCGTTGGATGATGCCAAATGGATACAAAATCGTTATGAGCAATTGATGCTCATTGATGAAAAGAGAATGAACGCAGTTTGTCATGGACAGCTTTATCAGAATAGGATGGCCAAAGCTTTCAATAAAAAGGTAAGACCAAGGCAGTTCAAACCGGGGCAATTGGTATTGAAGCGCATATTCCCATGCCAAGAGGaagctaagggaaaatttgcaCCCAACTGGCAAGGACCTTATATGGTTCATCGGGTATTGACTGGAGGAGCATTGATTTTAGCAGAGATGGATGGCGAAGTTTGGCCGAAAGCTATCAACGCAGATGCCGTCAAGAGATACTACGTCTAGgaatttttcatttattttgcaTGTAATGTTTTGTAA
This DNA window, taken from Lycium ferocissimum isolate CSIRO_LF1 unplaced genomic scaffold, AGI_CSIRO_Lferr_CH_V1 ctg8936, whole genome shotgun sequence, encodes the following:
- the LOC132045994 gene encoding LOW QUALITY PROTEIN: uncharacterized protein LOC132045994 (The sequence of the model RefSeq protein was modified relative to this genomic sequence to represent the inferred CDS: inserted 1 base in 1 codon; deleted 1 base in 1 codon), which gives rise to MEREARARADENMAKEIRSLKEAFRSIQTHKGCEGLEYEDLCIHPDIELPAGYKVPKFDMFDGKGNPRAHLRSYCDKLVGVGKDQAIRMKLFIRSLTGEALDWYTCQDPQKWRSWGEMAQEFMDRFRFNTETVPDRFYLMKLERKSTETFREYAMRWRAEAAKVQPPMAESEMTTLFVQSLKDATYYERLISVIGQKFSEVIRMGDFIEEGIKTGRITNLATLQATSKAIQSDAIKKKKDGVSAVMTIQERRPNQMLTYQYPSSQPAYYSQYTQNPQPYYQPSPAPYPVYHTQPTYCPPRAPAYQNPSRYQPTYSSQPQYQPQNRPQNAPRPRPNFERKPAKTYTPLAEPLAQLYERLRTAGILQPIQGRVPNPLPGWYDGTKRCAYHSGVAGHDTENCLTLKDKVEALIKEGVIQLKGAPPNINDNPLPNHGDANVNMIAIDEECNLEGTIVSVKREEKVESSAFIAPVITVQVRAPIEVEVLTSRPKITALVAQAPTFNTKAVPWNYSADEKNKGKAKLVVETVAAGMTRSGRCYAPEEVARGAPSKENGQKKAVTEAEVEEFWRKMPTKDYSVVEQLKKTPAQISLLSLLMSSETHRNALVKVLTEAYVPAETSSEKFSAIVGEILEAHKVSFHEDELPPEGVVGEIDLALEIGPVEFMVEFQVMDISASYNLLIGRPWIHMAGAVPSTLHQSLKFVWNQQEVVIHGEGNNSIYPENAIPVIESVERLDGSVFHIKETVCTTHXEKVKFPRVLMMVAWEMLKNGFKPGRGLGVNLHGIVEPVQLPGQKDTFGLGYEPTPEEVSLASLRRKGDIPLPKPVPLLNQSFFKASVTQAPEEAAEDNLVEGFKNLFIAEEEAECNVILDDCPETPTIWDAEPGDALNNWTCTPPPVLRESCIPTSKSADTVNLTRNETSEPILNAEPDSEEYEEDMQPEELTKDFEHFENKPKPNLDETETINLGDSETVRETRISVHLTPAQREELINLLRQYIDIFAWSYDDMPGLSTDIVSHKLPIDPSCPPVKQKKRNIKPDLSLKVKEEVSKQFDAKVIRAARYPTWLANIVPVPKKDGKVRVCVDYRDLNRASPKDDFPLPNIHILIDNCAKHELQSFVDCFAGYHQILMDEEDAEKTAFITPWGVYYYRVMPFGLKNAGATYMRAMTTIFHDMIHKEIEVYVDDIIIKSRKSSDHLADLKKFFDRLRRYNLKLNPAKCAFGVPAGKLLGFIVSRRGIELDPSKIKAIQELPAPKSRKDVMSFLGRLNYISRFIAQSTVICEPIIKLLRKDAATKWTEDCQRAFDKIKEYLSNPPVLVPPEAGRPLLLYLSVSENAFGCVLGQHDETGKKEQAIYYLSKKFTPYEARYTLLERTCCALTWVAQKLRHYLSAYTTYLISRMDPLKYIFQKPMPTGKLAKWQILLSEFDIIYVTQKAIKGQAIADHLAEYPVDEEYIPLKTYFPDEEVLFVGEDISEEYPGWRMFFDGALRFPCTNNMAEYEACILGLRMAVDMNIQELLVIGDSDLLIHQVLGEWTTKNVKILPYLHCVKDLCKRFIKVEFKHVPRTQNEFADALATLSSMIQHPDKNYIDPVKVNLHDQHAYCFHVDEEPDGEPWYYDIKKYLKAGDYSEGITSIQKKTLRRLANHFFLSGEILYRRTPDLGLLRCVNAKEAAKLLEEVHGGTCGPHMNGFTLAKKILRAVKCDKFSLAFAAWGMDVIGPIEPAASNGHRFILVAIDYFTKWVEASSHKSVTKKVVVDFVRNNIICRFGIPESIITDNGANLNSGLMREICKTFKITHRNSTPYRPQMNGAVEAANKNIKRLLVYGTVVLPAEVEIPSLRIIQEAALDDAKWIQNRYEQLMLIDEKRMNAVCHGQLYQNRMAKAFNKKVRPRQFKPGQLVLKRIFPCQEEAKGKFAPNWQGPYMVHRVLTGGALILAEMDGEVWPKAINADAVKRYYV